Proteins encoded in a region of the Pseudomonas sp. PDNC002 genome:
- a CDS encoding carbon-nitrogen hydrolase family protein — protein MPISVIQMVSQDDVQANLTAARRLLEQAAEGGARLAVLPENFAAMGRRDLADLGRAEARGEGPILPWLKSTARDLRLWIVAGTLPLPPIDQPEAKANACSLLVDEHGEVAARYDKLHLFDVDVADARGRYRESDDYAFGQRVVVADTPVGRLGLTVCYDLRFPELYTALREAGAELISAPSAFTAVTGAAHWEILIRARAIETQCYLLAAGQGGTHPKGRETWGQSAIVDPWGRILAEQAKGEAVLLAERDSEEQAAVRQRMPIARHRRFFPPVEPRPARTE, from the coding sequence ATGCCCATCAGCGTTATCCAGATGGTCAGCCAGGACGATGTCCAGGCCAATCTCACCGCCGCCCGTCGCTTGCTCGAGCAGGCCGCCGAGGGTGGCGCGCGCCTCGCCGTGCTGCCGGAGAACTTCGCCGCCATGGGCCGCCGCGATCTCGCGGACCTCGGTCGCGCGGAAGCCCGGGGCGAGGGGCCGATCCTGCCCTGGTTGAAAAGCACCGCCCGCGACCTCAGGTTGTGGATTGTCGCCGGCACCCTGCCGCTGCCGCCCATCGATCAACCGGAAGCCAAGGCCAATGCCTGTTCGCTGCTGGTGGACGAGCACGGCGAAGTGGCGGCGCGCTACGACAAGCTGCACCTGTTCGATGTGGACGTCGCCGACGCCCGTGGTCGTTATCGCGAGTCGGATGACTACGCCTTCGGCCAGCGCGTGGTGGTGGCGGATACCCCGGTCGGGCGCCTGGGGCTGACGGTGTGCTACGACCTGCGCTTCCCCGAGCTCTACACCGCGCTGCGCGAGGCGGGTGCGGAGCTGATCAGCGCCCCGTCGGCGTTCACGGCGGTAACTGGTGCGGCGCACTGGGAAATCCTCATCCGCGCCCGCGCCATCGAGACTCAGTGCTACCTGCTGGCAGCCGGGCAGGGCGGAACCCACCCCAAAGGACGGGAAACCTGGGGCCAGTCGGCCATCGTCGACCCCTGGGGGCGTATCCTGGCCGAACAGGCCAAGGGCGAGGCCGTGCTGCTGGCCGAGCGCGACAGCGAAGAACAGGCGGCAGTCCGGCAGCGCATGCCGATTGCCCGGCACAGAAGATTTTTCCCGCCGGTCGAACCACGACCGGCGCGTACGGAGTGA
- the tldD gene encoding metalloprotease TldD yields MSELLSSVSQHLLVPGGLDIDQLSPILHELSGPGIDAADLYFQSQVSESWMLEDGIVKEGSFHMDQGVGVRAQSGEKTGFAYSNAINHEALIQAARAARSISRAGQNGKVQAFNAVVPTRLYAGENPLDVMSRAEKVELLQKIDAATRALDPRIQQVTVSLAGVWDKVLIAAADGSLAADIRPLVRFNVSVIVEQNGRRERGGHGGGGRTDYKYFLQEDRAMGYAREALRQALVNLEAVPAPAGSLPVVMGAGWSGVLLHEAVGHGLEGDFNRKGSSNYSGRIGEKVASSLCTIVDDGTIAGRRGSLSVDDEGTPTHCNVLIENGILKGYMQDKLNARLMGVARTGNGRRESYAHLPMPRMTNTYMLAGQSDPEEIIASVERGIYCANLGGGQVDITSGKFVFATSEAYLIENGKITRPVKGATLIGNGPEVMSRVSMVGNDLALDSGVGTCGKDGQSVPVGVGQPTLKIDAITVGGTGA; encoded by the coding sequence ATGAGCGAACTGTTGTCATCCGTCAGCCAGCACCTGCTGGTCCCCGGTGGTCTGGATATCGACCAGCTGTCGCCGATCCTGCACGAGCTGAGCGGCCCCGGTATCGATGCCGCGGACCTGTACTTCCAGAGCCAGGTCTCCGAGTCCTGGATGCTGGAGGACGGCATCGTCAAGGAAGGCAGCTTCCACATGGACCAGGGTGTCGGCGTGCGCGCGCAGTCCGGCGAGAAGACCGGCTTCGCCTACAGCAACGCGATCAACCATGAAGCGCTGATCCAGGCTGCCCGCGCTGCCCGCTCGATCTCCCGTGCCGGCCAGAACGGCAAGGTGCAGGCGTTCAACGCCGTGGTGCCGACTCGTCTCTACGCCGGCGAAAACCCACTGGACGTGATGAGCCGCGCGGAGAAGGTCGAGCTGCTGCAGAAGATCGACGCCGCCACCCGCGCCCTCGACCCGCGCATCCAGCAGGTCACCGTCAGCCTCGCCGGTGTCTGGGACAAGGTGCTGATCGCCGCGGCGGACGGCTCGCTGGCTGCGGACATCCGCCCGCTGGTGCGCTTCAACGTCAGCGTCATCGTCGAGCAGAATGGTCGCCGCGAGCGCGGCGGTCACGGCGGCGGCGGTCGCACCGACTACAAATACTTCCTCCAGGAAGACCGCGCCATGGGTTACGCCCGCGAGGCGCTGCGCCAGGCGCTGGTCAACCTCGAAGCCGTTCCCGCGCCGGCTGGCAGCCTGCCGGTGGTGATGGGCGCCGGCTGGTCCGGCGTGCTGCTGCATGAAGCCGTGGGCCACGGCCTGGAAGGCGACTTCAACCGCAAGGGCAGCTCGAACTACAGCGGACGCATCGGCGAGAAGGTCGCGTCCAGCCTGTGCACCATCGTCGATGACGGCACCATCGCCGGCCGCCGTGGCTCGCTGTCGGTGGACGACGAGGGTACGCCGACCCACTGCAACGTGCTGATCGAGAACGGCATCCTCAAGGGCTACATGCAGGACAAGCTCAACGCCCGCCTGATGGGTGTGGCGCGCACCGGCAATGGTCGCCGCGAGTCCTATGCGCACCTGCCGATGCCGCGCATGACCAACACCTACATGCTGGCCGGGCAGAGCGATCCGGAAGAAATCATCGCCAGCGTCGAGCGCGGGATCTACTGCGCGAACCTGGGTGGCGGTCAGGTGGACATCACCAGCGGCAAGTTCGTCTTTGCCACCAGCGAGGCCTACCTGATCGAGAACGGCAAGATCACTCGCCCGGTGAAGGGCGCGACCCTGATCGGCAACGGTCCGGAAGTGATGAGCCGGGTATCCATGGTCGGCAACGACCTGGCGCTGGACAGCGGCGTGGGCACTTGCGGCAAGGACGGCCAGTCCGTGCCAGTCGGTGTCGGTCAGCCGACCCTGAAGATCGATGCGATTACCGTAGGCGGCACGGGCGCCTGA
- the yjgA gene encoding ribosome biogenesis factor YjgA, which yields MAEIHDDDSSFDEKSKSQVKRELHALQDLGERLTTLKPDLLDRMPLTDPLRRALDEAPKHKANAAKKRHRQFIGKLMRDQDIDAIVALLEQVDSSTRQYNERFHALERWRDHLITGGDAALSAFFGEYPESDRQHLLQLIRHAQHEAAHNKPPAAARKIFKYIRELDELKRGLR from the coding sequence ATGGCTGAAATTCACGATGACGACTCGTCCTTCGATGAGAAGAGCAAGTCGCAAGTTAAACGCGAGCTGCACGCCCTGCAGGACCTCGGCGAGCGCCTGACGACGCTCAAGCCGGACCTGCTGGACCGCATGCCGCTCACCGATCCGCTGCGCCGCGCACTGGACGAAGCACCCAAGCACAAGGCCAATGCCGCCAAGAAGCGCCACCGGCAGTTCATCGGCAAGCTGATGCGCGACCAGGACATCGACGCCATCGTCGCCCTCCTGGAACAGGTAGACAGCTCCACCCGCCAATACAACGAACGCTTCCACGCCCTGGAGCGTTGGCGCGACCACCTGATCACCGGCGGCGACGCGGCCCTGTCGGCGTTCTTCGGCGAATACCCCGAGAGCGACCGCCAGCACTTGCTCCAACTGATCCGCCATGCCCAGCACGAGGCCGCTCACAACAAGCCTCCAGCCGCGGCGCGGAAGATCTTCAAGTACATCCGCGAGCTGGACGAGCTCAAACGCGGCCTGCGCTGA
- the pmbA gene encoding metalloprotease PmbA, which yields MSEHNPAVSPEVLPELREQVERIIAEATRQGASACEVAVSVEQGLSTSVRQGEVETVEFNRDQGFGITLYVGQRKGSASTSATGADAIRETVAAALAIAKHASEDDCAGLADPALMARDLPDLDLYHGWSITPDQAIERALACEAAAFAADKRVTKADGTTLNTHQGCRVYGNSHGFVGGYASTRHSLSCVMIAEGEGQMQRDYWYDVNRRGELLATPESIGRRAAERAASRLGARPVPTAEVPVLFAPEVAVGLFGHFLGAISGGSLYRKSSFLEGALGQRLFPEWLTLDERPLLRGALGSASFDNDGLATYAKSFVEGGELVSYVLGTYSGRKLGMPSTANSGGVHNLFVSHGDEDQAALIRRMGRGLLVTELMGQGVNLVTGDYSRGAGGYWVENGEIQFPVQEVTIAANLRDLFRNIVAIGNDVEYRGNLHTGSVLIEKMMVAGN from the coding sequence ATGAGCGAACACAACCCGGCAGTGAGCCCGGAGGTTCTTCCCGAACTGCGCGAGCAGGTCGAGCGGATCATCGCCGAGGCCACCCGGCAAGGCGCCAGCGCCTGCGAAGTGGCGGTATCGGTGGAGCAGGGGCTTTCGACCTCGGTGCGCCAGGGTGAAGTCGAGACTGTCGAGTTCAACCGCGACCAGGGCTTTGGCATCACCCTCTACGTTGGTCAACGCAAGGGCTCGGCGAGTACCTCGGCCACCGGCGCGGATGCCATCCGCGAAACCGTGGCGGCAGCATTGGCTATTGCCAAGCACGCTTCCGAGGACGATTGCGCCGGGCTGGCCGATCCGGCGCTGATGGCCCGCGACCTGCCGGACCTGGACCTGTACCACGGCTGGTCGATCACCCCCGACCAGGCCATCGAGCGCGCCCTGGCGTGCGAGGCTGCGGCGTTCGCCGCCGACAAGCGCGTCACCAAGGCCGACGGCACTACGCTGAACACCCACCAGGGCTGCCGCGTCTACGGCAACAGCCATGGCTTCGTTGGCGGCTATGCCAGCACCCGCCACAGCCTGAGTTGCGTGATGATCGCCGAAGGTGAAGGGCAGATGCAGCGCGACTACTGGTACGACGTAAACCGTCGCGGCGAGCTGCTGGCTACCCCCGAATCCATCGGTCGCCGCGCCGCCGAGCGCGCCGCCAGCCGCCTGGGCGCCCGCCCGGTGCCAACCGCCGAAGTGCCGGTGCTGTTCGCCCCGGAGGTCGCGGTCGGCCTGTTCGGCCACTTCCTCGGCGCCATCTCCGGCGGCAGTCTGTACCGCAAGTCGTCCTTCCTCGAAGGTGCGCTGGGCCAGCGGCTGTTCCCGGAATGGTTGACCCTGGACGAGCGCCCGCTGTTGCGCGGCGCGCTGGGCAGCGCCTCGTTCGACAACGACGGCCTGGCCACCTATGCCAAGTCGTTCGTGGAAGGTGGTGAGCTGGTCTCCTACGTGCTTGGCACCTACTCCGGGCGCAAGCTGGGCATGCCCAGCACGGCCAACTCCGGTGGCGTGCACAACCTGTTCGTCAGCCATGGCGATGAAGACCAGGCTGCCCTGATCCGCCGCATGGGCCGTGGCCTGCTGGTCACCGAACTGATGGGGCAGGGCGTCAACCTGGTGACCGGCGACTATTCCCGTGGCGCCGGCGGCTACTGGGTAGAGAACGGCGAAATCCAGTTCCCGGTACAGGAAGTCACCATCGCCGCCAACCTGCGCGATTTGTTCCGCAACATCGTCGCCATCGGCAACGATGTGGAGTACCGCGGCAACCTGCATACCGGTTCCGTGCTCATCGAAAAGATGATGGTCGCCGGCAACTGA
- a CDS encoding FagA protein produces MFAEIDSSITDRWYRLGTRIRCALEPDEPRLVEQYLGEARYLAAWEPVPAWRLFEKCYQLLLDSSRDIALPWHWRVLCLDHAYLPLRELQRLATSSVQRQRLSLLARRMAQQEMAPSLKLQEGIEND; encoded by the coding sequence ATGTTTGCCGAAATCGACAGCTCGATCACCGACCGCTGGTACCGACTGGGCACCCGCATCCGCTGTGCGCTGGAGCCGGACGAGCCGCGCCTGGTGGAGCAATACCTCGGCGAAGCACGCTACCTGGCGGCCTGGGAGCCGGTGCCGGCCTGGCGCCTGTTCGAGAAGTGCTACCAACTGCTGCTCGACAGCAGTCGCGACATCGCACTGCCCTGGCATTGGCGCGTGCTCTGCCTGGACCACGCCTATCTCCCCCTGCGCGAACTGCAACGCCTGGCGACCTCTTCCGTCCAGCGTCAACGCCTGAGCCTGCTGGCCCGGCGCATGGCGCAGCAGGAGATGGCGCCTTCCCTGAAGCTGCAAGAAGGAATCGAGAATGACTGA
- the fumC gene encoding class II fumarate hydratase FumC: protein MTDSRIERDSMGELEVPIAALYGAQTQRAVNNFPVSGQRMPRPFIRALLLAKAAAARANVSLEQLDAEAGAAIVAACEELLAGDLQQHFPVDVFQTGSGTSSNMNANEVVATLASLRLGKPVNANDQVNCGQSSNDIIPSTIHISAALEIHQHLLPALDHLHATLEKKAKAVHQHVKTGRTHLMDAMPVRLSQVLGGWAQQVRQASQGIEGQLPALQQLAQGGTAVGTGVNAHPQFAARFCEELNGLTGLVFRPGDDFFALIGAQDIAVATSGQLKALAVALMKIANDLRWMNSGPLAGLAEIELEALQPGSSIMPGKVNPVIPEATAMVAAQVMGNDTTIAVAGQSGNFELNVMLPVIADNLLHSIHLLANVSRLLADKAIASFKVNEASLREALSRNPILVTALNPIIGYQKAAEIAKQAYREGRPIIEVALEFSALEGIDLDRARLEQLLNPEKLTAGGL, encoded by the coding sequence ATGACTGACAGCCGTATCGAACGCGACAGCATGGGCGAACTGGAGGTGCCGATTGCGGCGCTCTACGGAGCCCAGACGCAGCGGGCGGTGAACAACTTCCCGGTGAGTGGCCAGCGCATGCCGCGTCCGTTCATTCGCGCGCTGCTGCTGGCCAAGGCCGCGGCGGCGCGGGCCAACGTCAGCCTGGAACAGCTGGACGCGGAGGCCGGTGCCGCGATTGTCGCCGCCTGCGAGGAACTGCTGGCGGGCGATCTGCAGCAGCACTTCCCGGTGGACGTATTCCAGACCGGTTCGGGCACCAGCTCGAACATGAACGCCAACGAGGTGGTCGCCACCCTGGCCAGCCTTCGCCTGGGCAAGCCGGTCAACGCCAATGACCAGGTCAACTGCGGGCAGAGCAGCAACGACATCATTCCCTCGACCATCCACATCAGTGCGGCGCTGGAGATCCACCAGCACCTGTTGCCAGCGCTGGACCACCTGCACGCCACCCTGGAGAAGAAGGCCAAGGCCGTGCACCAGCACGTGAAGACCGGCCGCACTCACCTGATGGATGCCATGCCGGTACGCCTGAGCCAGGTGCTTGGCGGCTGGGCGCAACAGGTGCGCCAGGCGTCGCAGGGCATCGAAGGTCAATTGCCGGCGCTGCAGCAGCTCGCCCAGGGCGGCACGGCTGTCGGCACCGGCGTGAATGCGCATCCTCAGTTTGCCGCACGCTTCTGCGAGGAACTCAACGGTCTGACTGGTCTGGTGTTCCGCCCTGGTGACGACTTCTTCGCGCTGATCGGCGCCCAGGACATTGCCGTGGCCACCTCCGGTCAGCTCAAGGCCCTGGCGGTGGCGCTGATGAAGATCGCCAACGACCTGCGCTGGATGAACTCCGGCCCGCTCGCCGGCCTCGCCGAGATCGAACTGGAAGCACTGCAGCCGGGATCCTCGATCATGCCGGGCAAGGTCAACCCGGTGATCCCGGAAGCCACCGCCATGGTCGCCGCCCAGGTCATGGGCAACGACACCACCATTGCCGTCGCCGGCCAGTCGGGCAACTTCGAGCTGAACGTGATGCTGCCGGTGATCGCTGACAACCTGCTGCACAGTATCCATCTGCTGGCCAACGTCAGCCGTCTGCTGGCGGACAAGGCCATCGCCAGCTTCAAGGTCAACGAGGCGAGCCTGCGCGAGGCGCTGTCGCGCAATCCGATCCTGGTTACCGCGCTGAACCCGATCATCGGCTACCAGAAGGCCGCGGAGATCGCCAAGCAGGCCTACCGAGAAGGGCGGCCGATCATCGAGGTTGCGCTTGAGTTCTCTGCTTTAGAGGGCATCGACCTGGACCGCGCCCGCCTTGAGCAACTGCTCAATCCCGAGAAGCTCACCGCCGGTGGACTCTGA
- a CDS encoding superoxide dismutase, whose translation MPHVLPALPYAYDALEPHIDAQTMEIHHSKHHQTYINNLNAALEGTEFADVPVEELLQKLESLPQALRAGVVNNGGGHANHSLFWTVMAPHGGGQPQEELRQAIDSELGGYDAFCQAFTKAALTRFGSGWAWLSVDPQGKLVVESTGNQDSPLMQGNLPILGLDVWEHAYYLRYQNRRPEYIAAFYNVVAWPEVLRRYRLALQARGQG comes from the coding sequence ATGCCTCACGTCCTGCCTGCCTTGCCCTATGCCTACGATGCGCTGGAACCGCACATCGATGCGCAGACCATGGAAATCCATCACAGCAAGCACCACCAGACCTACATCAACAACCTCAATGCCGCGCTGGAGGGCACCGAGTTCGCCGACGTTCCGGTGGAAGAGCTGCTGCAGAAGCTTGAGAGCCTGCCCCAGGCGCTGCGCGCCGGAGTGGTCAACAACGGCGGCGGCCACGCCAATCATTCGCTGTTCTGGACCGTGATGGCGCCGCACGGTGGCGGCCAGCCGCAGGAAGAACTGCGCCAGGCCATCGACAGCGAACTGGGCGGCTACGACGCGTTCTGCCAGGCCTTCACCAAGGCCGCACTGACGCGCTTCGGTAGCGGTTGGGCGTGGCTGAGCGTCGATCCGCAGGGCAAGCTGGTGGTGGAAAGCACCGGCAACCAGGACAGCCCGCTGATGCAGGGCAACCTGCCGATCCTCGGCCTGGACGTCTGGGAGCACGCCTATTACCTGCGCTACCAGAACCGCCGGCCGGAATACATCGCGGCCTTCTACAACGTGGTCGCCTGGCCGGAGGTGCTGCGGCGCTACCGTCTGGCGCTGCAGGCGCGGGGACAAGGATGA
- a CDS encoding ZIP family metal transporter codes for MRLIVQSLRESGGRNVRWLLGLIIVLGGGLLVAQHLMLLARLSLSAPMYLALHGGMLCALGTALGALPVLLVRSMPARIADAMLGFGAGVMLAATAFSLLLPALEAAEASGRPTWLASLLVSLGLALGAFGLAVFGRVLEDAQANIQGVADGKVPARILLFVAAIVLHNIPEGMAVGVAAGGEVQGASGLALGIALQDVPEGLAIALVLAGAGVSRGKAALAGAASGLVEPLFAVLCAWLIGISRMFLPWGLAAAAGAMLYVVVREIIPESQRRGHAAQATQGLIIGFCLMMVLDTSLG; via the coding sequence ATGCGTCTGATCGTGCAGAGTCTGCGTGAGAGCGGAGGACGCAACGTGCGTTGGTTGCTGGGACTGATCATTGTCCTCGGCGGCGGTCTGCTGGTGGCCCAGCACTTGATGCTGCTGGCGCGATTGTCGCTGTCCGCACCGATGTATCTCGCCCTGCATGGCGGCATGCTCTGCGCGCTCGGGACCGCCCTGGGCGCGCTGCCCGTGCTGCTGGTGCGCAGCATGCCGGCGCGGATCGCCGACGCCATGCTCGGATTCGGCGCCGGCGTGATGCTGGCAGCCACCGCATTCTCGCTGTTGCTCCCCGCGCTGGAGGCGGCTGAAGCCTCGGGCCGGCCCACGTGGCTGGCTTCGTTGCTGGTCAGCCTCGGCCTGGCGCTGGGGGCCTTCGGTCTCGCGGTATTCGGCCGAGTGCTCGAGGACGCGCAGGCCAATATCCAGGGCGTCGCTGATGGAAAGGTGCCCGCGCGAATCCTGCTGTTCGTCGCGGCCATCGTCCTGCACAACATTCCCGAAGGCATGGCCGTGGGTGTCGCGGCCGGCGGGGAAGTGCAAGGCGCCAGCGGCCTTGCGCTGGGCATCGCGCTGCAGGACGTGCCTGAGGGGCTGGCGATCGCGCTGGTACTCGCGGGGGCGGGCGTGTCGCGCGGCAAGGCGGCGCTGGCGGGAGCCGCTTCCGGGCTGGTCGAGCCGCTGTTCGCGGTGCTCTGCGCCTGGCTGATTGGCATCTCGCGGATGTTCCTGCCCTGGGGGCTGGCCGCTGCGGCGGGCGCAATGCTCTATGTGGTGGTGCGCGAGATCATTCCCGAATCCCAGCGCCGCGGTCATGCGGCACAGGCCACCCAGGGGCTGATCATTGGCTTCTGTCTGATGATGGTGCTGGATACGTCGCTGGGCTGA
- a CDS encoding HPr family phosphocarrier protein, giving the protein MPALEVTIINKLGLHARAAAKFVGVAGRYPCQVRVGRNPESTVDGKSIMAVMMLAAGKGTNLHLAAEGEQEDEALKALVDLINNYFDEGE; this is encoded by the coding sequence ATGCCCGCCCTCGAAGTCACCATCATCAACAAGCTTGGCCTGCACGCCCGTGCGGCAGCCAAATTCGTCGGCGTCGCGGGACGTTATCCCTGCCAGGTTCGCGTGGGGCGCAATCCGGAGAGCACGGTGGACGGCAAGAGCATCATGGCCGTGATGATGCTCGCTGCCGGCAAGGGCACCAATCTGCACCTCGCCGCCGAAGGCGAGCAGGAAGACGAAGCGCTGAAGGCGCTGGTCGACCTGATCAACAACTACTTCGACGAAGGCGAGTGA
- the rapZ gene encoding RNase adapter RapZ: MRLIIISGRSGSGKSTALNVLEDNGFYCIDNLPASLLPDLAQRALLHTELLHPQVAVSIDARNLPSQLQRFPELLQEARDKHIQCDVLYLDADDETLLKRFSETRRRHPLTNDTRSLAEAIGDETSLLAPIADLADLKLNTTNLNLYQLRDVLKLRLLNKPELGTAFLVESFGFKRGMPVDADLVFDVRCLPNPYWKPELREHTGLDVEVQEYLAAQPDVEEMYQDILGYLNKWLPRFAASNRAYVTIAIGCTGGQHRSTYLAERIGRALKDTLTNVQIRHRDLS, encoded by the coding sequence ATGCGCCTGATCATCATCAGTGGAAGGTCCGGCTCGGGCAAGAGCACCGCGCTCAATGTGCTCGAGGACAACGGCTTCTACTGTATCGATAACCTGCCGGCAAGCCTCCTTCCGGATCTGGCCCAGCGCGCGCTGCTACACACCGAACTGCTGCACCCGCAGGTTGCGGTCTCCATTGATGCACGCAACTTGCCCAGCCAACTGCAACGCTTCCCGGAACTGTTGCAGGAAGCGCGCGACAAGCACATTCAGTGCGACGTCCTGTATCTCGATGCGGACGATGAAACCCTTCTCAAGCGTTTCTCCGAGACGCGCCGCCGCCACCCGCTGACCAACGACACCCGCTCGCTGGCCGAAGCCATTGGCGACGAAACGAGCCTGTTGGCGCCCATCGCCGACCTGGCCGACCTCAAGCTCAACACCACGAACCTGAACCTGTATCAGCTGCGCGACGTACTCAAGCTGCGCCTGCTGAACAAGCCCGAACTGGGCACCGCGTTCCTGGTCGAATCCTTCGGTTTCAAGCGCGGCATGCCGGTGGACGCCGACCTGGTGTTCGACGTGCGCTGCCTGCCCAACCCCTACTGGAAGCCGGAACTGCGCGAGCACACCGGGCTGGATGTGGAAGTGCAGGAGTACCTGGCCGCGCAACCCGACGTCGAGGAGATGTACCAGGATATCCTCGGCTACCTGAACAAATGGCTGCCGCGCTTCGCCGCGAGCAACCGGGCCTACGTCACCATCGCCATCGGTTGTACCGGTGGTCAGCACCGCTCGACCTACCTGGCCGAGCGTATTGGCCGGGCCCTCAAGGACACCCTCACCAACGTGCAGATTCGCCACCGCGACCTGAGCTAG
- the ptsN gene encoding PTS IIA-like nitrogen regulatory protein PtsN — protein sequence MIRLEQILTPGRSLVNVPGGSKKRVLEQIANLVARELPGFDSQDIFDSLVARERLGSTGFGNGIAIPHCRLPGCQSPISAILHLDHPVDFDALDGAPVDLVFVLLVPEAATEEHLELLRQIASMLDRSDVRDRLRHAANGEDLYRIVVDFQNNGH from the coding sequence ATGATCCGACTTGAGCAAATCCTGACCCCCGGCCGTTCCCTCGTGAACGTGCCGGGCGGCAGCAAGAAACGTGTCCTCGAACAAATCGCCAACCTGGTGGCTCGCGAGCTGCCGGGTTTCGATTCCCAAGACATCTTCGACAGCCTGGTGGCCCGGGAACGCCTGGGCTCCACCGGTTTCGGCAATGGCATCGCCATTCCGCACTGCCGCCTCCCCGGCTGCCAGTCGCCCATCAGCGCCATCCTGCACCTTGACCACCCGGTAGACTTCGACGCCCTCGACGGCGCTCCGGTGGACCTGGTGTTCGTGCTGCTGGTGCCGGAAGCCGCTACCGAGGAGCACCTGGAACTGCTCCGGCAGATCGCTTCCATGCTCGACCGTTCCGACGTCCGCGACCGCCTGCGCCACGCCGCCAACGGCGAGGACCTGTACCGGATCGTCGTGGACTTCCAGAACAACGGGCACTGA
- the raiA gene encoding ribosome-associated translation inhibitor RaiA yields the protein MQVNISGHQLDVTDALRDYVGEKLGRLERHFDKITNVQVIMEVEKLKQKIEATLHIAGGEVVACAEHEDMYAAIDLLTDKLDRQLIKHKEKYLERQQGVGVR from the coding sequence ATGCAAGTCAACATCAGTGGACATCAACTGGATGTGACCGACGCCCTGCGCGACTATGTCGGCGAGAAACTAGGCCGACTGGAGCGCCACTTCGACAAGATCACCAATGTTCAGGTCATCATGGAGGTCGAGAAGCTGAAGCAGAAAATCGAAGCCACCCTGCACATCGCCGGAGGCGAAGTGGTGGCCTGTGCCGAGCATGAAGACATGTACGCGGCTATCGACCTTCTTACCGACAAACTCGACCGCCAGCTGATCAAGCACAAGGAAAAATACCTCGAACGCCAGCAAGGTGTGGGCGTTCGTTAA